A single genomic interval of Granulicella tundricola MP5ACTX9 harbors:
- a CDS encoding glycoside hydrolase family 2 protein, with protein MPSQYCQLPIATRRISFSKLHALFLCLLLQGMAASAQQPQEISAWEMQDVAKVPATGDAVSLPNFKTASWYKATVPGTVLTTLVDNHVYPEPLYGENMRAIPESLNKTSYWYRTSFTIPSAYKGHTTWLHFAGINYSAQVWVNGHSIGSIKGAFIRGDFDISAAVKPGTKAVLAVLISPQPHPGIPHEHTIADGVGKNGGDTALDGATFLSTIGWDWIPAIRDRDTGIWLPVTLSSTGPLVIDDPAIRSDLAASHATADLSISGAVTNSSAKTVDGTLTGTITEVGDDASPKTITFTRKISVEGGKSLPLALDPAAIPELHINAPRLWWPNGYGKANLYRLSLNLRTSGGTSDVWSGNFGIRTIQYQVAGSENLTLSVNGVPVMARGGNWGLDEAMKRVPKARLDAQFHMHALAHLNIIRNWVGQSTSPDFYEMADKYGILLWDEFFQPNPGDGPNVADIPTYLKNVTDKVTRYRNHPSIAVWCARNEGYPPKELDDTLRVLMAKLDPTRLYQSNSADGHGVSSHGPYYWRSPRYFYALNESFKTETGSVSIPTIESIQGMMPQKDWETINDDWAQHDLAKGAQRGDQYPSLLAKRYGPIRNLADFTRKGQLANYEAFRAMYEGRNAQMFTATTGVITWMSHPAQPSFVWQLYHYDLEPNASLYGAQKASEHIHVQLNEANFGVEVVNNTPEPLSGYQIRSSIYALDGTLSAQQLHPVENAPGVHTTKIFQLVANPSISAVYFVKLDLLDATGNQVSTNFYWQNVDQDDFTSLGRMPPVTLEASATSTLAKDKTMLKVVLHNPTNHVALMTHLQLHREGSEARVLPVFYSENYISLAPQETRELLIDVATADLHGTAPILAVDGFNIHVKSSGGPIRIMNNENADPMHWPASNLVGK; from the coding sequence TTGCCGTCTCAATACTGCCAGCTCCCCATCGCCACGCGAAGAATCTCATTCTCGAAGCTCCACGCTCTGTTCCTTTGCCTGTTGCTGCAAGGCATGGCCGCCAGCGCCCAGCAGCCTCAGGAGATCAGTGCATGGGAGATGCAGGACGTGGCAAAGGTCCCTGCCACCGGCGATGCAGTCTCCCTCCCAAACTTCAAGACCGCCTCCTGGTACAAGGCCACCGTTCCCGGAACCGTCCTCACCACGCTCGTCGATAACCACGTCTACCCGGAGCCCCTCTACGGCGAAAACATGCGCGCCATCCCGGAGAGCCTGAACAAGACGAGCTACTGGTATCGCACCTCGTTCACTATCCCCTCCGCCTACAAGGGCCACACCACCTGGCTTCACTTCGCGGGCATCAACTACTCCGCCCAGGTCTGGGTCAACGGCCACTCCATCGGCTCCATCAAGGGCGCGTTCATCCGCGGCGACTTCGATATCTCCGCCGCCGTAAAGCCCGGCACCAAAGCAGTCCTCGCAGTCCTCATCAGCCCCCAGCCTCACCCCGGCATCCCTCACGAGCACACCATCGCTGATGGCGTCGGCAAAAACGGCGGCGACACAGCCCTCGATGGTGCCACCTTCCTCTCCACCATCGGATGGGACTGGATACCCGCCATACGGGACCGCGACACCGGCATCTGGCTGCCCGTCACCTTGTCCTCCACCGGTCCTCTCGTCATCGACGACCCAGCCATCCGCAGCGACCTCGCCGCCTCCCACGCTACCGCCGACCTCTCCATCTCAGGCGCAGTCACAAACTCCTCCGCAAAGACCGTGGACGGCACCCTGACCGGAACCATCACGGAGGTCGGAGATGACGCCTCCCCCAAGACCATTACCTTCACCAGAAAGATCAGCGTAGAAGGCGGCAAGTCTCTGCCTCTCGCCCTTGACCCCGCCGCAATCCCTGAACTCCATATCAACGCCCCCAGACTCTGGTGGCCCAACGGCTACGGCAAAGCCAATCTCTATCGCCTGAGCCTTAACCTTCGAACCTCCGGCGGCACCTCAGATGTCTGGTCCGGAAACTTCGGCATCCGCACCATCCAGTACCAGGTCGCCGGGTCGGAAAACCTGACGCTCTCCGTAAACGGTGTCCCCGTCATGGCCCGCGGCGGTAACTGGGGCCTTGACGAGGCCATGAAGCGCGTCCCCAAGGCAAGGCTTGATGCCCAGTTCCACATGCACGCGCTCGCCCATCTCAACATCATCCGCAACTGGGTCGGCCAGAGCACCAGCCCGGACTTCTACGAGATGGCAGACAAGTACGGCATCCTCCTCTGGGATGAGTTCTTCCAGCCCAACCCCGGCGACGGACCCAACGTAGCCGACATCCCCACCTACCTCAAAAACGTGACAGACAAGGTCACCCGTTACCGCAATCACCCATCCATCGCCGTCTGGTGCGCCCGCAACGAAGGCTATCCGCCCAAGGAACTTGACGATACCCTCCGCGTTCTCATGGCCAAGCTGGACCCCACCCGGCTCTATCAATCGAACTCCGCCGACGGTCACGGCGTGTCGTCCCACGGCCCTTACTACTGGCGCTCCCCACGCTACTTCTATGCCCTCAATGAAAGCTTCAAAACAGAAACAGGCTCCGTCTCCATTCCCACCATTGAATCCATCCAGGGCATGATGCCCCAGAAGGACTGGGAGACGATCAACGACGACTGGGCGCAGCACGACCTCGCCAAGGGCGCACAGCGCGGCGATCAGTACCCATCCCTCCTTGCAAAGCGTTACGGCCCCATCCGCAACCTGGCAGACTTCACCCGCAAGGGCCAGCTCGCCAACTACGAAGCCTTCCGCGCCATGTACGAAGGCCGCAACGCCCAGATGTTCACCGCAACCACCGGCGTCATCACCTGGATGAGCCACCCCGCTCAGCCCAGCTTCGTCTGGCAGCTCTACCACTATGACCTGGAGCCCAACGCCTCCCTCTACGGAGCGCAAAAAGCAAGCGAGCACATCCACGTCCAATTGAACGAGGCCAACTTCGGCGTTGAAGTCGTCAACAACACCCCGGAACCGCTCAGCGGCTACCAGATCAGATCATCCATCTACGCCCTTGATGGAACACTGTCCGCGCAGCAACTTCATCCGGTCGAAAACGCGCCAGGAGTTCACACGACAAAGATCTTCCAACTCGTCGCCAACCCCAGCATCAGCGCCGTCTACTTCGTGAAGCTTGATCTGCTGGACGCGACCGGCAACCAGGTCTCCACCAACTTTTACTGGCAGAATGTCGATCAGGACGACTTCACCTCCTTGGGCCGGATGCCCCCCGTCACCCTGGAAGCTTCCGCCACATCCACCTTGGCCAAAGACAAGACCATGCTCAAGGTCGTGCTGCATAATCCCACCAATCACGTCGCGCTTATGACTCACCTGCAACTTCACCGCGAAGGCTCTGAAGCCAGGGTGCTGCCAGTCTTCTACTCGGAGAACTACATCTCGCTCGCCCCACAAGAGACCCGGGAGTTGCTCATTGACGTAGCCACGGCCGACCTTCATGGCACAGCGCCCATCCTGGCCGTCGACGGCTTCAACATCCACGTCAAGAGCTCCGGCGGTCCCATCCGGATCATGAATAACGAGAACGCCGACCCCATGCACTGGCCGGCCAGCAATCTGGTAGGGAAGTGA
- a CDS encoding TonB-dependent receptor — MRLCVRRFGIALLFLILVSCGHLQAQAVSGTILGTVTDPSGANVANATVTIVLTGQSTVHTAVTNESGNFTEPNLPAGTYTVTIVAPGFKKEARENITVLTNETARVDVGLTTGSTSETVTVTTAPPLLQTDRADISTTIEQKQIADLPLSSGNSFQSLLNTVPGMAPVVFNNSQFFNANNDLSVNANGQSSYVNLYQIEGIDDDQRTGIHIILVPPAAAIGNVDITTNNFEAEFGRAVGTVVNITLKSGTNQFHGSVFQNMENNGVNARNYFATGPNGRLVYNYTGGSIGGPVLKDKLFFFGDFLRVSDHESSTVNTNIPYYNVQGGNLNLSSYAGQVYDPNTGATATCTNPSAAGAPCGTGRTAFAGNVIPLNNPGISPIAVKVLSDIDALARNPKTNLASAAYIAGQLSNNFSQNSPFSKDFISYDIKSDYTITTKDHLSGRFSHQKTDTFQAPLFGAFYGGPTGGGFEATGVASAYSTGFNYDHIFSPTLFTEVRVGVAHLRNSATQTDYGSNDARTLGIPGNGPNGTNNTPTTSGQVAFQLSNFTGNGENGTGNPLIGYSQSLPWLRAESNIDFANIWTKILGNHTLKAGADIRRIRDDLLQGNINAAAGTFAFSENQTSAPGAPTVGQANAIASLLFDVPYSVGQDTNSTFPAYRQNWLFFFVSDKWQATPKLTVDLGMRYELYPPAVPRRAGGFVNYNPSNNQLVTAGVGGNPSNLGMQSNYTNFAPRLGVSYRATDTTVIRAGYGISYVPFVDNTYAYNYPIKTSTNYTFSPTFGPALNPAGGVVNFVTGIPSTPTIAFGSNGTLTESAANGTIGLANLYIPLNFKNAYVSSWNAVVQQALPLDMSLQIAYVANHGTRIDVAQNINQPLVYGQSAAYDPLNHAADGVTQTFLKTASVTQYFLGYSTNYQSLQVQLKRRFSKGLTFSSAVTWGKAQGYGTGAQDGGLLFWSGPVRRNYNLADFDRTLNYEQTITYELPAGKGHRYFSSGVSSYALGGWKLSAVVSALSGLPFTITTASATGGTTQTVNQIAPYQVTHGVSSTGNTRWFNPASFTTPATCTPYTPANPVACAVGNTQRNQFRGPGYFSDNLSLFKSFPIFREAALEARFDAFNMTNTPAFGLPNTAYANTITNPNSSFGRITSTLGSGTGNVNGVGGPRVLQAGVKIAF, encoded by the coding sequence ATGCGTTTGTGTGTGCGTAGATTTGGCATCGCCCTACTCTTCTTGATTCTCGTAAGCTGTGGCCATCTGCAGGCGCAGGCCGTAAGTGGCACGATCCTCGGCACGGTGACCGACCCTAGTGGCGCGAATGTCGCGAACGCTACGGTGACCATCGTCCTGACTGGACAGAGCACGGTTCATACAGCCGTCACCAATGAGAGCGGAAACTTTACGGAGCCGAACCTCCCGGCGGGAACCTATACCGTGACGATCGTTGCGCCGGGGTTCAAGAAGGAGGCTCGCGAAAACATCACGGTGCTGACGAACGAAACGGCCAGAGTCGATGTTGGGCTGACGACCGGCAGCACGTCTGAAACGGTCACCGTTACAACGGCACCCCCGCTGCTGCAGACGGACCGCGCGGATATCTCGACGACCATCGAGCAGAAGCAGATTGCGGACCTACCGCTGAGCAGCGGTAACAGCTTCCAGTCATTGTTGAACACGGTTCCCGGCATGGCTCCGGTGGTCTTCAACAACTCGCAGTTCTTCAATGCGAACAACGATCTCTCCGTCAATGCGAACGGCCAATCGTCTTACGTCAATCTGTACCAGATTGAAGGGATCGATGACGATCAGCGCACGGGCATTCACATTATTCTGGTTCCGCCTGCGGCTGCCATCGGCAACGTCGACATCACGACGAACAACTTCGAGGCAGAGTTCGGCCGCGCGGTCGGGACTGTCGTCAACATCACGCTGAAGTCCGGCACGAACCAGTTTCATGGCTCGGTGTTTCAGAACATGGAGAACAACGGCGTCAATGCGCGTAATTACTTCGCTACCGGCCCGAACGGCCGGCTGGTCTACAACTACACGGGCGGCTCGATAGGCGGTCCCGTCCTCAAGGACAAGCTCTTCTTCTTTGGAGATTTTCTTCGTGTCTCGGATCACGAGTCTTCCACGGTCAACACGAATATTCCCTACTACAACGTTCAGGGCGGGAACCTGAACCTGAGCAGCTACGCCGGCCAAGTGTATGACCCGAACACGGGGGCCACGGCCACTTGCACCAATCCGTCTGCGGCCGGAGCACCCTGCGGCACGGGACGCACGGCATTCGCGGGCAACGTCATTCCACTCAACAACCCGGGTATCAGCCCTATCGCTGTAAAGGTACTTTCGGACATTGATGCTCTAGCCCGTAATCCAAAGACGAATCTCGCATCCGCCGCTTATATCGCAGGCCAACTTTCCAATAACTTCTCGCAGAACTCCCCTTTCAGTAAGGATTTCATTAGCTACGACATCAAGTCCGACTACACCATCACGACCAAGGATCATCTTAGCGGCCGCTTTAGCCACCAGAAGACGGATACCTTTCAGGCTCCTCTGTTCGGTGCATTCTACGGTGGTCCCACGGGTGGAGGGTTTGAAGCAACCGGTGTGGCGTCCGCATATAGCACCGGGTTCAACTACGATCACATTTTCTCTCCGACTCTCTTCACAGAGGTCCGCGTCGGCGTGGCGCATCTCCGCAACTCCGCTACGCAGACCGATTACGGCAGCAATGATGCACGCACGCTTGGGATTCCCGGGAACGGGCCCAACGGAACCAACAACACTCCCACCACCAGCGGTCAGGTTGCTTTTCAGCTCAGCAATTTTACCGGCAATGGGGAAAACGGGACGGGCAATCCGCTGATCGGGTACTCCCAGTCTCTTCCCTGGCTGCGTGCCGAATCCAACATCGACTTCGCCAATATTTGGACAAAGATCCTGGGGAATCACACACTGAAGGCGGGCGCCGACATCCGGCGGATCCGCGACGACCTTCTGCAAGGCAACATCAACGCGGCTGCGGGAACGTTCGCGTTCAGTGAAAACCAGACCTCCGCACCTGGCGCCCCTACAGTCGGTCAGGCTAATGCGATTGCCAGTCTGCTCTTTGATGTTCCCTACTCAGTCGGTCAGGATACCAATAGTACCTTCCCCGCCTACCGCCAGAACTGGCTCTTCTTTTTCGTTTCCGACAAGTGGCAGGCTACTCCCAAGCTCACGGTCGATCTTGGCATGCGCTACGAACTCTATCCGCCGGCTGTGCCCCGGAGGGCGGGTGGATTTGTCAACTACAACCCTTCCAACAATCAGCTTGTGACGGCTGGCGTGGGCGGAAATCCTTCCAACCTTGGCATGCAGTCCAACTACACTAACTTCGCGCCGCGCCTGGGTGTTTCTTACCGTGCCACGGATACGACGGTCATCCGCGCAGGCTACGGTATCAGCTACGTACCTTTTGTCGATAATACTTACGCCTATAACTATCCAATCAAGACGAGCACCAACTACACCTTCAGCCCCACCTTCGGGCCGGCACTGAATCCAGCTGGCGGCGTCGTCAACTTCGTCACTGGAATTCCAAGCACGCCAACCATCGCGTTCGGCTCCAATGGAACGCTTACTGAGAGTGCGGCCAATGGAACGATCGGACTAGCCAATCTCTATATCCCGCTGAACTTCAAGAACGCATACGTTTCTTCTTGGAATGCGGTGGTTCAGCAGGCACTTCCGTTGGATATGTCGTTGCAGATTGCGTATGTGGCCAACCACGGCACACGCATCGACGTAGCCCAGAACATCAACCAGCCTCTGGTTTACGGTCAGAGCGCAGCCTATGATCCGCTCAATCATGCGGCGGATGGCGTAACGCAGACCTTCCTCAAGACCGCCTCTGTGACCCAGTACTTCCTGGGCTACTCGACGAATTATCAGTCGCTACAGGTTCAGCTCAAGCGCCGCTTCTCCAAGGGTCTTACCTTCAGCTCCGCGGTGACCTGGGGCAAGGCACAGGGTTATGGAACCGGTGCTCAGGATGGTGGTCTTCTCTTCTGGAGTGGTCCGGTTCGCCGCAACTACAATCTTGCCGACTTCGACCGTACCCTCAACTACGAGCAGACGATCACTTATGAGTTGCCGGCGGGGAAGGGTCACCGTTACTTCAGCTCAGGTGTGAGTTCTTATGCGCTGGGCGGCTGGAAGCTATCTGCCGTGGTTTCCGCGCTCTCTGGTCTACCCTTTACAATCACCACCGCCAGTGCGACGGGAGGGACGACCCAGACCGTCAACCAGATCGCACCATATCAAGTCACACATGGCGTATCCAGCACCGGCAACACTCGCTGGTTCAATCCTGCCTCCTTCACAACACCAGCAACCTGCACCCCTTACACCCCCGCTAATCCTGTCGCTTGTGCAGTCGGCAACACGCAGCGTAACCAGTTCCGCGGCCCCGGATATTTCTCTGACAATCTCTCACTCTTCAAGAGCTTTCCCATCTTCCGCGAGGCGGCCCTTGAAGCTCGCTTCGATGCCTTTAACATGACCAACACCCCAGCCTTCGGCCTTCCTAACACGGCATACGCAAACACCATAACCAATCCCAACAGCTCTTTCGGCAGGATCACCTCAACCCTGGGCAGTGGAACAGGTAATGTCAATGGAGTCGGCGGTCCGCGTGTTCTGCAGGCGGGCGTCAAGATTGCCTTCTAG
- a CDS encoding carboxypeptidase-like regulatory domain-containing protein: protein MLAATSAFAQYDNGSFVGTVHDSTGAVVTGATITVINTETGITVTRTSGSAGEWEVPSLKTGVYRVTISHAGFSDTSASNITLSVGARQRVDLSLPAAGTQETVEVTGVSLQVETESSERGQTITGYQSEALPLVSRNYSDLLGLVTGSRQAPSAATTSSINSLVRAGSYNINGEPSMFNNFLLDGLDRLSITHKLRTK, encoded by the coding sequence ATGCTTGCTGCCACGTCTGCATTTGCTCAGTATGACAATGGCTCCTTCGTCGGCACCGTGCATGACAGTACCGGCGCGGTGGTGACCGGGGCCACCATCACGGTCATTAATACTGAGACCGGCATTACCGTCACGCGGACCTCAGGCTCGGCCGGCGAGTGGGAGGTTCCTTCGCTCAAGACCGGCGTTTATCGGGTCACGATCTCCCATGCCGGATTCTCCGATACCTCCGCGAGCAACATTACCCTGTCCGTTGGCGCTCGCCAGCGGGTCGACCTGAGTCTTCCGGCTGCCGGGACGCAGGAGACGGTTGAAGTCACTGGGGTGTCGCTGCAGGTTGAAACCGAATCTTCAGAGCGTGGGCAGACGATCACCGGCTATCAATCAGAGGCGCTTCCCCTCGTCAGCCGTAACTACTCTGATCTGCTGGGGCTGGTTACGGGTTCACGCCAGGCACCGTCCGCCGCGACGACCAGTTCCATCAACTCACTCGTTCGCGCCGGTTCGTACAACATCAACGGCGAACCCAGCATGTTCAATAACTTTCTGCTGGACGGTCTGGACAGGCTTTCAATTACCCACAAGTTGCGTACGAAGTAA
- a CDS encoding IS4 family transposase yields the protein MPKTRVEAQEDLDSWLDREVAGCQFQDKRHGKRFGLLLGQLSERVGSSIPFACQDWASTKAAYRFLSNKRVSEEKILAGHFTCTRERFKATSDTTVLVLHDTTEFIYRREESAAIGIVSKLPTRYGSRPRYHTTCGVLMHSSLVVTEHGLPLGLTAIKFWTRDKFHGANALKRRINPTRVPIEQKESYRWLENLRQSTALLQHPERIVHIGDRESDIYELFCIAQEMGTRFLLRTCVDRLAGEGGQTVSDAMEAAPIKGLHRIKVRNRKGETSEAVLELRYRRIRLHPPIGKRKLYPDLDVTVLHATESHPPKDRDRIDWKLITNLPVHSRKDAVEKLRWYAMRWKIETFHKILKSGFKAEEVRLRAAERLVNLIAILCILSWRIFWMTMMNRTTTTAQPDTVFTTTELYLLDQLVRDKPGKSPSESTLTLYMTKLAQLGGYLARAKDPPPGNTVIWRGLSRLTDIQLGFLLRTQLVGN from the coding sequence ATGCCGAAGACGCGGGTTGAAGCGCAAGAGGATCTGGATTCCTGGCTGGACCGTGAAGTTGCTGGATGCCAATTTCAAGATAAGCGGCACGGGAAGAGATTTGGTTTGCTGTTGGGACAGCTCTCTGAGCGGGTAGGAAGTAGCATTCCGTTTGCCTGCCAGGATTGGGCGAGCACCAAGGCAGCCTATCGTTTTTTGTCGAACAAGCGGGTGAGTGAAGAGAAGATTCTAGCGGGACACTTTACTTGTACCCGGGAGCGTTTCAAAGCGACTTCGGATACGACAGTGTTGGTTCTTCACGATACAACAGAGTTCATTTACCGGCGGGAAGAGAGTGCGGCGATCGGCATTGTGAGCAAGCTGCCGACCCGATATGGCAGCCGACCTCGCTATCACACGACGTGCGGCGTTCTCATGCACTCCAGCCTCGTCGTCACCGAGCATGGACTTCCTCTTGGGCTGACCGCGATCAAGTTCTGGACGAGAGACAAGTTTCATGGTGCCAATGCGCTCAAGCGCAGAATTAACCCGACACGTGTGCCGATTGAACAAAAGGAGAGCTATCGTTGGCTGGAGAACCTGCGACAGTCCACGGCATTACTCCAGCATCCCGAGCGCATCGTCCATATAGGGGATCGAGAGAGCGACATCTATGAGCTATTTTGCATTGCTCAGGAAATGGGTACCCGCTTTCTGTTGAGGACCTGCGTCGATCGGCTTGCCGGAGAGGGAGGCCAAACTGTCTCGGATGCAATGGAAGCAGCTCCCATCAAGGGTCTTCACCGCATCAAGGTCCGTAACAGGAAGGGCGAAACGAGCGAAGCAGTCCTTGAGCTTCGGTATCGCAGGATCCGGCTCCATCCCCCGATCGGCAAGCGCAAGCTCTACCCTGACCTGGACGTAACCGTACTCCACGCTACGGAATCGCATCCGCCGAAGGATCGTGACAGAATCGACTGGAAGCTGATCACCAACCTTCCTGTTCACTCGCGCAAGGACGCTGTCGAGAAGCTGCGCTGGTATGCGATGCGCTGGAAGATTGAGACGTTCCACAAGATCCTGAAGTCGGGCTTCAAAGCCGAAGAGGTCAGACTCCGAGCGGCCGAGCGGCTGGTCAACCTGATTGCAATTCTGTGCATTCTGAGTTGGCGCATCTTCTGGATGACGATGATGAATCGGACTACCACCACTGCGCAGCCAGATACGGTGTTCACCACGACCGAGCTGTACCTTCTCGATCAGCTTGTTCGAGACAAACCTGGCAAGTCTCCCTCCGAATCCACGCTCACTTTATATATGACCAAGCTCGCGCAACTGGGAGGCTACCTCGCCAGAGCAAAGGATCCGCCGCCAGGGAACACTGTCATCTGGAGAGGCTTGTCAAGGCTCACAGATATCCAGCTAGGCTTTTTACTTCGTACGCAACTTGTGGGTAATTGA
- a CDS encoding outer membrane beta-barrel protein has product MTNNESAEYGRSSGATINVASNSGTNEYHATLYEFFRNTDLNATGFFKPTNTGTSGIVVPFKKPTFNRNQYSVNFGGPIMKDRLFFFLDYEGFRQVLKPLSVLTLPTTNELNGVLVSPVRNPLTSKVYAAGSAIPTADINPVSQQIISAFRAIPGVSNTPGAAGTGLAQFNYAVQVSFTDNSDKGDLRFDYQQNPSDSWFLRVSDRKENALNAPALPLPLDGQTNGKIRVLDQQVVLGYTRLFGADKVLDARVGLSRTKAGKFSTSIGSTPFNIPGLPTAASVAGGLPTTTITGFTGFGRQSTNPQFQNPALLDPKVNFTWVKGKHSMKFGYEYEHVWMAVSDNNPLFGSFTYGGGYSACPSGTIIPGVGACSSATGTPVNLTASTVSDTYWADFLFGTTSGYSAANVFTAHLRQTLHSVYAQDDWKALPNLTLNLGLRWEYGSPYSEQNNFVSNFDPITQTMITTTPGARARTSHRLQQAAASTAIPSSTLT; this is encoded by the coding sequence GTGACGAATAACGAGTCGGCGGAGTACGGCCGCTCCTCCGGTGCGACGATCAACGTCGCATCCAACTCCGGCACGAACGAGTATCACGCCACGCTCTACGAGTTCTTCCGCAACACCGATCTCAATGCGACCGGCTTCTTCAAGCCGACCAACACGGGCACCTCCGGCATCGTGGTTCCTTTCAAGAAGCCTACGTTCAACCGCAATCAGTACAGTGTCAACTTCGGTGGACCGATCATGAAGGACCGGCTCTTCTTCTTCCTGGACTATGAAGGCTTTCGGCAGGTTTTGAAGCCGCTCAGCGTTCTTACCCTGCCGACGACGAACGAACTGAATGGAGTGCTCGTCTCCCCGGTTCGCAATCCGCTGACCAGCAAGGTTTATGCCGCCGGCAGCGCGATTCCGACAGCCGATATCAACCCTGTCTCACAGCAGATCATCAGCGCCTTCCGTGCGATTCCGGGTGTATCGAATACTCCGGGCGCTGCCGGGACCGGCCTTGCTCAGTTCAACTACGCCGTCCAGGTTTCGTTTACGGATAACTCGGACAAGGGCGACCTGCGCTTCGACTATCAGCAGAATCCTTCGGACTCCTGGTTCCTCCGGGTCAGCGATCGCAAAGAGAATGCGCTGAATGCGCCGGCGCTTCCTCTGCCGTTGGACGGGCAGACGAACGGCAAGATTCGTGTGCTCGACCAGCAGGTCGTTCTTGGCTACACGCGGCTGTTTGGCGCCGATAAGGTCCTCGATGCTCGCGTTGGGCTTTCACGCACCAAGGCTGGGAAGTTCTCCACTTCCATCGGCAGTACGCCGTTCAACATTCCTGGACTTCCGACGGCTGCGTCGGTCGCCGGCGGACTGCCGACGACAACCATTACGGGTTTCACCGGATTCGGTCGCCAAAGCACCAACCCGCAGTTCCAGAACCCCGCTCTGCTGGACCCGAAGGTGAACTTTACCTGGGTCAAGGGTAAGCACTCGATGAAGTTCGGCTACGAGTATGAGCATGTGTGGATGGCGGTCAGCGATAACAATCCGCTCTTCGGTTCATTCACGTATGGCGGCGGCTATAGTGCATGTCCGTCCGGCACGATTATTCCCGGCGTCGGAGCCTGCAGCTCTGCGACGGGCACGCCAGTCAATCTGACTGCCTCCACGGTGTCCGATACCTACTGGGCGGACTTCCTCTTCGGCACGACCAGCGGCTACTCCGCAGCCAACGTCTTCACCGCGCACCTGCGCCAGACGCTGCACAGCGTCTACGCCCAGGATGACTGGAAGGCTCTGCCCAACCTGACGCTGAATCTTGGTCTGCGTTGGGAGTATGGCTCGCCCTACTCTGAGCAGAACAACTTCGTCTCCAACTTCGACCCCATCACCCAGACGATGATTACCACCACGCCAGGTGCACGGGCGCGAACCTCACACCGGTTGCAGCAAGCGGCGGCGTCTACGGCCATACCCTCATCAACCCTGACCTGA
- a CDS encoding outer membrane beta-barrel protein: MNDFAPRIGFALAADSKTAIRGGFGTSYVHYTRAGSGDIQAINAPQALFVAVNQNNLKPTPTNHCVGTPTVTSIGNLLCEPGTRLPDRADHHLQSAYG; encoded by the coding sequence CTGAACGACTTTGCACCGCGCATCGGCTTTGCCCTGGCTGCGGATTCCAAGACTGCCATCCGCGGCGGATTCGGTACGAGCTATGTGCATTACACTCGCGCCGGCTCTGGAGACATTCAGGCGATCAACGCTCCGCAGGCGTTGTTTGTGGCGGTCAACCAGAACAACCTCAAGCCCACGCCAACCAATCACTGCGTTGGGACGCCCACCGTCACCTCCATTGGGAACCTGCTATGTGAGCCAGGAACAAGGCTTCCCGACCGAGCTGACCACCACCTTCAATCCGCTTACGGATAA